A window of Parasynechococcus marenigrum WH 8102 contains these coding sequences:
- a CDS encoding BamA/TamA family outer membrane protein gives MTRRSTRRSPVAVGQGLLGLALGLPLTAAPVLAQDTPVVEVEQVEVAQLDALEVEAPRVLISEVLIEGIGGHPEEERLQVAAYGAMQVRPGSRVTREELQRDLNAIQATGWFSDVRINPVNGPLGVQVVVQVEPFPTLSRVELDPVSEELPEAVVEEIFSPDYGRTLNLNDLQKRMKDLQAWYAGQGYSLARISGPERVSPEGVVTLKLVQGSVAGVEVEFLNSEGTSTDENGDPIRGKTKEWVITREISVQPGDTFNRNKLEKDIKRLYGTQLFSDVKVTLKPVPEQPGDVVIVLGIVEQSSGQLSGGLGYSQSQGVFGQVQLQDSNFFGRAWNIGLNVTYGQYGGLANLNFTDPWIKGDSHRTSFRGSLFLSQQVPQVFQSEDSGNIRTIDGYEDNGNKYAYDVGRKYKFSDYEKVPGSVNKAEKEYPNRSWFDYEGDSFALRKTGGSIAFTRPLNGGDPFKDTPWRVLAGLSISEVRPINFAAETRVYGVSTNNFKDGRVKNKDIFCVSYNCADSNMLTGLRLATTYNNFNNPRNPTSGNFFTASTEQFIGVNEDSPTFNRLRGSYTQFFPVNWLKLHKGCRPKAGEAADCPQAIGLQVKAGTIIGDLPPYEAFCIGGSNSIRGWYDCDLAVARTFGEVTLEYRFPIISVFSGELFVDAGTDFDTQKNVPGKPGLLLDKDGSGVSVGTGVIVGTPVGPLRLEVASKDFTDDWRFNLGVGWKF, from the coding sequence CTGATTTCGGAAGTGTTGATCGAAGGCATCGGCGGACACCCCGAGGAAGAAAGGCTGCAGGTGGCGGCCTACGGGGCAATGCAGGTGCGGCCGGGCAGTCGCGTCACCCGAGAGGAGCTACAGCGGGACCTCAATGCCATCCAGGCCACCGGCTGGTTTTCCGACGTCCGGATCAACCCTGTCAACGGTCCTCTCGGGGTGCAGGTGGTGGTGCAGGTGGAGCCCTTTCCCACCCTGTCCAGGGTTGAGCTTGACCCCGTTTCGGAAGAACTTCCTGAGGCAGTGGTTGAAGAGATCTTCAGCCCTGATTACGGCCGCACGCTCAACCTCAACGATCTGCAGAAGCGGATGAAGGATCTGCAGGCCTGGTATGCCGGGCAGGGTTATTCACTTGCACGCATCTCAGGTCCCGAGCGGGTCAGTCCTGAAGGGGTGGTGACCCTGAAGCTCGTTCAGGGGAGCGTTGCTGGCGTTGAGGTTGAGTTCCTCAACAGCGAGGGCACCTCGACCGATGAGAACGGTGATCCGATTCGCGGCAAGACCAAGGAATGGGTGATCACCCGTGAGATCTCCGTTCAGCCCGGTGACACGTTCAACCGCAACAAGCTCGAAAAGGACATCAAGCGCCTCTACGGCACCCAGCTTTTCAGTGATGTGAAGGTGACCCTCAAGCCGGTGCCGGAGCAGCCCGGTGATGTGGTGATCGTGCTGGGGATCGTGGAGCAGTCCTCGGGCCAACTGTCCGGCGGTCTCGGCTATAGCCAGAGCCAGGGTGTGTTCGGTCAGGTTCAGCTGCAGGACAGCAACTTCTTTGGTCGCGCCTGGAATATCGGCCTCAACGTGACCTATGGCCAATACGGCGGCCTGGCCAACCTGAACTTCACCGATCCCTGGATCAAGGGCGACAGCCATCGCACCTCGTTCCGCGGCTCCCTGTTCCTCAGTCAGCAGGTGCCGCAGGTGTTCCAGAGCGAGGACAGCGGCAACATCCGCACCATTGACGGCTACGAGGACAACGGCAACAAGTACGCCTACGACGTGGGCCGCAAGTACAAATTCTCCGATTACGAGAAGGTGCCCGGTTCCGTCAACAAGGCAGAGAAGGAATACCCCAACCGCAGCTGGTTTGACTACGAGGGTGATTCATTCGCACTGCGCAAGACCGGCGGCAGCATTGCGTTCACGCGGCCTCTCAATGGTGGTGATCCGTTCAAGGACACCCCCTGGCGTGTGCTGGCTGGACTGTCGATCAGTGAGGTCAGGCCGATCAACTTCGCGGCTGAGACCCGTGTTTACGGCGTGTCCACCAACAACTTCAAGGACGGTCGGGTGAAAAACAAGGACATTTTCTGCGTGTCCTACAACTGCGCCGACAGCAACATGTTGACCGGCCTGCGCCTCGCCACGACCTACAACAATTTCAACAACCCCCGTAATCCCACTAGCGGTAATTTCTTTACCGCCAGCACCGAGCAGTTCATCGGTGTGAACGAGGATTCCCCCACCTTCAACCGCCTGCGCGGCAGCTACACCCAGTTCTTCCCCGTGAACTGGCTGAAACTGCACAAGGGTTGCCGGCCAAAAGCAGGTGAGGCCGCAGATTGCCCGCAGGCCATCGGTCTTCAAGTGAAGGCTGGCACGATCATCGGTGATCTGCCCCCTTACGAAGCCTTCTGCATAGGTGGATCAAACTCGATCCGCGGTTGGTACGACTGCGACCTAGCCGTTGCTCGCACCTTCGGAGAAGTCACTCTTGAGTACCGCTTCCCGATCATCAGCGTGTTCTCCGGTGAGCTGTTCGTCGACGCCGGCACTGATTTCGACACTCAGAAGAATGTGCCCGGCAAGCCGGGTCTCTTGCTCGACAAGGATGGTTCAGGTGTGTCCGTGGGAACGGGCGTGATCGTTGGTACCCCCGTTGGCCCCCTGCGCCTGGAAGTGGCGAGCAAGGACTTCACCGACGACTGGCGCTTCAACCTGGGAGTGGGCTGGAAGTTCTAG
- the lpxC gene encoding UDP-3-O-acyl-N-acetylglucosamine deacetylase codes for MTNWPQDYSGAWTLAAEVERRGIGLHSGGESTVRLRPCDKPGFHLRVGAAAEAIRLSPDQVRDSQLCTTLDLGAHRVATVEHLLAALAGCGLSHCEIAVQGGEIPLLDGSALGWVEAIADAGLQPAASERPTAPKLEQPLVRHRGSSVITATPSDRFSLVGIIDFPQAAIGRQQLALELTPQRFVDEIAPARTFGFRDQVEQLRAAGLIQGGALDNALVCDGDHWLNPPLRFADEPVRHKLLDLIGDLALVGFPQAQVLVYRGSHGLHTDLAAAL; via the coding sequence GTGACCAACTGGCCGCAGGACTATTCAGGCGCCTGGACCCTCGCCGCTGAGGTGGAGCGGCGTGGGATTGGACTGCATAGCGGCGGTGAGTCAACCGTGCGCTTGCGTCCATGTGACAAGCCGGGGTTTCATCTGCGCGTCGGCGCTGCTGCAGAAGCGATTCGTCTCAGCCCGGATCAGGTGCGGGACAGTCAGCTCTGCACAACGCTGGACCTGGGGGCTCATCGTGTGGCCACCGTGGAGCATCTGCTGGCGGCCCTGGCCGGCTGTGGTTTGTCCCATTGCGAGATCGCCGTTCAGGGCGGTGAAATTCCCCTGCTGGATGGCTCAGCCCTCGGCTGGGTGGAGGCCATTGCGGATGCCGGTCTGCAGCCCGCCGCCAGTGAGCGGCCGACGGCCCCGAAGTTGGAGCAGCCTCTCGTGCGGCACCGCGGCAGCAGCGTGATCACCGCCACACCCTCGGATCGGTTCAGCCTGGTGGGCATCATCGATTTCCCCCAGGCGGCGATCGGCCGTCAACAGCTGGCGCTGGAGCTGACCCCTCAACGCTTCGTTGACGAGATTGCACCAGCCCGCACCTTTGGTTTCCGTGATCAGGTGGAGCAGCTGCGGGCCGCCGGCCTGATCCAGGGGGGAGCCCTGGACAATGCCCTGGTCTGCGACGGTGATCACTGGCTGAACCCGCCGCTGCGCTTTGCCGACGAACCGGTGCGCCATAAGCTGCTGGACCTCATCGGTGATCTGGCGCTTGTGGGCTTCCCCCAGGCTCAGGTCCTCGTGTACAGGGGCTCCCATGGGCTCCACACCGATCTCGCCGCTGCCCTGTGA
- the fabZ gene encoding 3-hydroxyacyl-ACP dehydratase FabZ → MTDSPASDAAQSSVVLTSEQIAGLLPHRYPFALVDRVIAHEPGVSATGIKNVTVNEPQFQGHFPGRPLMPGVLIVEAMAQVGGLIVTQMPDLPKGLFVFAGIDGVRFRRPVVPGDQLVIHCELLSLKRKRFGKVKAEAKVDGELVCSGELMFSLVD, encoded by the coding sequence GTGACTGATTCCCCCGCCTCGGACGCCGCTCAGTCCTCCGTGGTGCTGACCAGTGAACAGATCGCTGGACTGCTGCCCCATCGCTATCCGTTTGCTCTGGTGGACCGGGTCATCGCCCATGAGCCTGGGGTGTCGGCGACCGGGATCAAGAACGTGACGGTCAATGAGCCGCAGTTTCAAGGCCATTTCCCTGGACGCCCGTTGATGCCGGGGGTGCTGATTGTTGAGGCGATGGCTCAGGTCGGGGGGTTGATCGTGACCCAGATGCCCGATCTACCGAAGGGTCTGTTCGTTTTTGCCGGGATTGACGGGGTACGCTTCCGCCGCCCCGTGGTTCCTGGAGATCAGCTGGTGATCCACTGCGAACTGCTCAGCCTCAAGCGCAAACGCTTCGGCAAGGTGAAGGCTGAAGCCAAAGTTGATGGCGAGCTGGTCTGTTCCGGCGAGCTGATGTTCTCCCTGGTGGACTGA
- the lpxA gene encoding acyl-ACP--UDP-N-acetylglucosamine O-acyltransferase, whose amino-acid sequence MTVEQSLAQIHPLAVVDPKAQLAAGVVIGPGAVVGPEVVIGENSWIGPHAVLEGRLTLGRDNKVFAGACLGQEPQDLKYRGALTEVVIGDGNTLRECVTINRATDEGEVTRIGNGNLLMAYCHLGHNCELGNGIVMSNAIQVAGHVIIEDRAVIGGCLGIHQFVHVGGMAMVGGMTRVDRDVPPYCLVEGHPGRVRGLNRVGLRRSGLGSRHEGRELKQLQEIWTLLYRSDLVIAEGVKQAQQQELLPAAAHLCRFLADSIADGRRGPMPALSSR is encoded by the coding sequence ATGACGGTGGAGCAGTCGCTCGCTCAGATTCATCCCCTGGCGGTGGTGGACCCCAAGGCGCAGCTGGCTGCGGGGGTGGTGATCGGCCCGGGCGCCGTTGTGGGTCCTGAGGTGGTAATCGGCGAGAACAGTTGGATCGGCCCCCATGCGGTGTTGGAGGGGCGACTCACTCTTGGTCGCGACAACAAGGTGTTTGCGGGTGCCTGCCTGGGCCAGGAACCCCAGGACCTCAAGTACCGGGGTGCGCTGACGGAGGTGGTGATCGGTGATGGCAACACCCTCAGAGAGTGCGTGACGATCAACCGCGCCACCGATGAAGGGGAGGTGACGCGGATCGGCAACGGCAACCTGCTGATGGCCTATTGCCATCTCGGTCACAACTGCGAGCTGGGGAACGGGATCGTGATGTCCAATGCCATCCAGGTGGCCGGACACGTGATCATCGAAGACCGGGCGGTGATCGGCGGCTGCCTTGGCATCCATCAGTTCGTCCACGTCGGTGGTATGGCCATGGTGGGCGGCATGACCCGGGTGGACCGTGATGTGCCCCCTTACTGCCTGGTGGAAGGTCATCCGGGACGGGTGCGGGGACTGAACCGGGTTGGCCTGCGACGCAGTGGCCTCGGCAGCCGGCATGAGGGCCGTGAACTCAAGCAGCTGCAGGAGATCTGGACCCTGCTCTATCGCTCCGATCTGGTGATCGCTGAGGGGGTCAAACAGGCCCAGCAACAGGAGCTGCTGCCGGCAGCAGCCCACCTTTGCCGTTTCCTGGCGGACTCGATCGCTGATGGACGCCGTGGACCGATGCCGGCATTGAGCAGCCGCTGA
- the lpxB gene encoding lipid-A-disaccharide synthase — translation MVRLLISTGEVSGDLQGSLLIRAIRAEAERRQLPLELLALGGNRMEAAGAELLADTAPMGAIGLWEAVPLILPTLRLQAQVDRLLEQRPLDGVVLIDYVGANVRLGGKLRRKHPSLPITYYIAPQEWAWRFGDGSTTRLLDFTDRILAIFPAEAEFYAQRGATVTWVGHPLLDSFQDLPGREESRQQLGLDPTAPVLLLVPASRPQELRYLMPPLAAAAAMLQRRKPGLQVLVPAGLERFEQPLAEALSAAGVVNARVIPAAAVDGLKKSLCAAADLALGKSGTVNLELALQGVPQVVGYRVSGLTAFVAKHLLRFQVDHISPVNLLLKQRLVPELLQDELTAEALVEQALPLLEPGPERQRMLDGYGQLRSTLGEPGVTERAAKAILDQVQR, via the coding sequence ATGGTGCGGCTGCTGATCAGCACCGGTGAGGTGTCCGGTGATCTTCAGGGCAGCCTGTTGATTCGTGCGATACGGGCGGAAGCCGAGCGTCGCCAGTTGCCGTTGGAGCTGCTGGCCCTGGGGGGGAACCGGATGGAGGCAGCTGGCGCTGAGCTGCTGGCGGATACTGCCCCGATGGGGGCGATCGGACTGTGGGAGGCCGTGCCGCTAATCCTGCCGACGTTGCGTCTACAGGCCCAGGTGGACCGGCTGCTGGAGCAGCGTCCGCTCGATGGCGTGGTGCTGATCGACTACGTCGGCGCCAATGTGCGGCTGGGCGGCAAGCTGCGCCGCAAGCATCCATCCCTGCCGATCACCTACTACATCGCGCCCCAGGAATGGGCCTGGCGATTCGGTGATGGCAGCACCACCCGGCTGCTGGATTTCACCGACCGCATCCTTGCCATCTTTCCGGCGGAGGCCGAGTTCTATGCCCAACGCGGGGCCACCGTCACCTGGGTGGGCCATCCCTTGCTGGACAGTTTCCAGGACCTTCCCGGCCGCGAGGAATCTCGCCAGCAGTTGGGATTGGATCCAACTGCTCCTGTGCTGTTGCTGGTGCCGGCTTCACGCCCCCAGGAGCTGCGGTATCTGATGCCTCCGTTGGCGGCAGCAGCGGCGATGCTGCAGCGCCGTAAACCGGGCCTGCAGGTGCTGGTGCCGGCTGGTCTGGAGCGGTTTGAACAGCCCCTCGCCGAGGCCCTGAGCGCAGCGGGTGTAGTGAATGCACGGGTGATTCCGGCGGCGGCGGTGGATGGCCTGAAGAAATCCCTGTGTGCAGCGGCGGATCTGGCCTTGGGCAAGTCGGGCACGGTGAATCTGGAGCTGGCCCTGCAGGGGGTACCCCAGGTGGTGGGCTACCGCGTCAGTGGTCTCACGGCGTTTGTGGCCAAGCACCTGCTGCGTTTTCAGGTGGACCACATCTCACCAGTGAATCTGCTGCTGAAGCAGCGCCTGGTGCCGGAGTTGCTGCAGGACGAACTGACCGCTGAGGCTCTGGTGGAGCAGGCCCTGCCATTACTGGAGCCGGGACCGGAACGGCAGCGGATGCTGGATGGCTACGGTCAACTCCGATCAACGCTGGGGGAGCCGGGTGTGACGGAGCGGGCAGCCAAGGCCATTCTCGATCAGGTGCAGCGATGA
- the msrA gene encoding peptide-methionine (S)-S-oxide reductase MsrA, with protein sequence MRRLLLALLIGMLTLPSAVMADTETAVFAGGCFWCLEHDLEDHPGVLEATSGYSGGHVDNPTYRQVSAETTGHQEVVEVRFDPTEITYGTLLRSYWRNVDPLDGGGQFCDRGDSYRPVIFTADAAQAREAEASAQAAARELGQPRSALKVELRDAARFWRAEDYHQNYAELNELKYNFYRFSCGRDRRLDAVWGASARSGDAWSDASQSDRNP encoded by the coding sequence ATGAGACGACTGCTGCTGGCCTTGCTGATCGGGATGCTGACACTCCCGTCAGCCGTGATGGCCGACACGGAGACGGCGGTGTTCGCCGGTGGTTGCTTCTGGTGTCTTGAGCACGATCTGGAGGATCATCCTGGGGTGCTGGAGGCCACCAGCGGTTACAGCGGCGGCCATGTGGACAACCCCACTTACCGTCAGGTGAGCGCCGAAACCACCGGCCATCAGGAGGTGGTGGAGGTGCGGTTCGATCCGACCGAAATCACTTACGGCACGTTGCTGCGCAGTTACTGGCGCAATGTGGACCCCCTTGATGGGGGCGGCCAGTTCTGCGACCGCGGTGACTCCTACCGGCCGGTGATCTTCACAGCCGATGCAGCTCAAGCCCGTGAAGCTGAAGCGAGTGCCCAGGCCGCTGCCCGCGAGCTGGGTCAGCCCCGTTCGGCGTTGAAGGTGGAGCTTCGGGATGCAGCTCGCTTCTGGCGGGCGGAGGACTACCACCAAAACTACGCTGAGCTCAATGAGCTCAAATACAACTTCTACCGCTTCAGTTGTGGCCGTGACCGGCGCCTGGATGCGGTGTGGGGTGCATCAGCACGCAGCGGTGATGCATGGTCGGACGCATCACAAAGCGATCGAAACCCTTAA
- a CDS encoding leucyl aminopeptidase produces MRFSLSTTGLQDWNGDVLVVGLLQDQPATDLEARFPGLGAALAQQQFKGKPSEQLLINRLGNNGPQRLVVLGLGPANAFNLDGVRSAAARAAKAASGHTGSLGLQLSWDGLEPTAAAAAAAEAARLALYADQRFRKAPEPRRQPEALELIGLPATAAAGLQTVDATCAGVELARELVAAPPNVVTPAALAETAAELARNHGLELTVLERADCEARGMGAFLCVSQGSDLDPKLIHLIYRPDGEVKRRVALVGKGLTFDSGGYNLKVGAAQIDMMKFDMGGSAAVLGAMRSIAERKPAGVEVHMIVASCENMINGSAVHPGDIVTAADGTTIEINNTDAEGRLTLADALLYASEQKPDAVVDLATLTGACVIALGDEMAGLWSNNDGLATALQQAADAGGEGLWRMPLRASYKEGLKSKLADFKNTGPRPGGSITAALFLEHFVGDGIAWAHIDIAGTVWSDKGRGLDPAGATGYGVRTLANWICNPE; encoded by the coding sequence ATGCGCTTCTCTCTCTCCACCACCGGTCTTCAGGACTGGAACGGTGATGTGTTGGTGGTGGGACTGCTGCAGGATCAGCCCGCCACCGATCTCGAGGCGCGCTTCCCCGGTCTGGGGGCCGCCCTCGCGCAGCAGCAATTCAAGGGAAAGCCGTCGGAGCAGCTGCTGATCAACCGCCTTGGCAACAACGGCCCCCAACGGCTGGTGGTTCTGGGGCTGGGGCCTGCCAATGCCTTCAACCTCGATGGGGTGCGCAGCGCCGCCGCCAGGGCCGCCAAGGCAGCCAGCGGTCACACCGGCAGCCTGGGGCTGCAGCTCAGCTGGGATGGCCTGGAACCCACAGCAGCAGCCGCAGCGGCGGCTGAAGCTGCGCGCCTGGCTCTTTACGCCGACCAGCGCTTCCGCAAGGCACCGGAACCACGGCGTCAACCGGAGGCCCTGGAGCTGATCGGACTGCCCGCCACGGCCGCTGCCGGCCTCCAGACCGTGGATGCCACCTGCGCCGGTGTGGAGCTGGCCCGTGAACTGGTGGCCGCTCCTCCAAATGTGGTGACTCCCGCTGCCCTGGCGGAGACCGCCGCCGAGCTCGCCCGCAACCACGGCCTGGAGCTCACCGTTCTGGAACGGGCCGATTGTGAAGCCCGCGGCATGGGGGCGTTTCTCTGCGTCAGCCAGGGCTCCGATCTCGACCCCAAACTGATTCACCTGATCTACCGCCCCGACGGTGAGGTGAAGCGTCGGGTGGCCTTGGTGGGCAAAGGCCTCACCTTCGATTCCGGCGGTTACAACCTCAAGGTGGGGGCCGCCCAGATCGACATGATGAAGTTCGACATGGGCGGCAGCGCAGCGGTGCTGGGGGCCATGCGCTCCATCGCCGAACGCAAGCCGGCAGGGGTGGAGGTGCACATGATCGTGGCCTCCTGCGAAAACATGATCAACGGCTCCGCCGTGCATCCCGGTGACATCGTCACCGCCGCCGACGGCACCACGATCGAAATTAACAACACCGATGCCGAAGGCCGTCTGACCCTGGCCGATGCCCTGCTCTACGCCTCTGAGCAGAAGCCCGACGCCGTCGTTGACCTGGCCACCCTCACCGGCGCCTGCGTCATCGCCCTCGGCGATGAGATGGCAGGCTTGTGGAGCAACAACGATGGCCTGGCCACGGCGCTTCAGCAGGCGGCGGATGCCGGTGGTGAAGGGCTCTGGCGGATGCCATTGCGCGCCTCCTACAAGGAGGGTTTGAAATCCAAGCTGGCCGATTTCAAGAACACCGGCCCCAGGCCGGGTGGCTCGATCACAGCAGCACTGTTCCTCGAGCACTTCGTTGGCGACGGCATCGCCTGGGCTCACATCGACATCGCCGGCACCGTCTGGAGTGACAAGGGCCGTGGACTCGACCCCGCCGGTGCCACCGGTTACGGCGTCCGCACCCTGGCCAACTGGATCTGCAACCCGGAATGA
- a CDS encoding response regulator transcription factor, with product MRETLRRSRSELKRRRIVIASADRVLITSLVGLFDGIGPLLGACTSEADTLTCLERSAADLLICTDLLESGDGPSLVQHARALRPELICLMLIQRPLRSTIEAATAAGCQGLCSRELVGNGHLLKAIQAIDSDALYIDPVIAGVLRHSRLSRGHTSTSLNPELTVREEDVLRGICRGLSNQEIADQLNLSIETVKHSVTAVLSKLDARDRSQAMLIAFRNDLVDLPARLPRWTP from the coding sequence ATGCGTGAGACGCTCCGGCGCAGCCGTTCCGAGTTGAAGCGCCGCCGCATCGTGATCGCCAGCGCCGACCGGGTGCTGATCACCAGCCTGGTGGGCCTGTTCGACGGCATCGGGCCATTGCTGGGCGCCTGCACCAGCGAAGCCGACACCCTCACCTGCCTGGAGCGCAGCGCGGCGGATCTGTTGATCTGCACCGATCTACTGGAGAGCGGCGATGGTCCCTCCCTGGTGCAACACGCCCGCGCTCTCCGGCCGGAGCTGATCTGCCTGATGCTGATCCAACGGCCGCTGCGCAGCACCATCGAGGCCGCCACCGCCGCCGGCTGCCAGGGGCTTTGCAGCCGTGAACTGGTGGGCAACGGCCATCTGCTGAAGGCCATCCAGGCCATCGACAGCGACGCCCTTTACATCGACCCGGTGATCGCCGGCGTGCTGCGACACAGCCGTCTCAGCCGCGGCCACACCAGCACATCCCTCAACCCTGAGCTGACCGTGCGGGAGGAGGACGTTCTGCGCGGCATCTGCCGCGGCCTCAGCAACCAGGAGATCGCCGACCAGCTCAACCTGTCGATTGAAACGGTGAAGCACAGCGTCACCGCCGTGCTCAGCAAGCTCGACGCCCGCGACCGCAGCCAAGCGATGCTGATCGCCTTTCGCAATGATCTGGTGGACCTGCCGGCCCGTCTGCCCCGCTGGACCCCATGA
- a CDS encoding DUF1825 family protein — MAFFESDIVQDEAKRLFGDYQQLMQLGSEYGKFDREGKKKFIETMEELMGRYRVFMKRFELSEDFQAKLTVEQLRTQLSQFGITPEQMFEQMNATLERMKAQIELPPSS; from the coding sequence ATGGCATTTTTCGAATCCGACATCGTTCAGGACGAAGCCAAGCGTCTGTTCGGTGATTACCAGCAACTGATGCAGCTGGGCAGTGAGTACGGCAAGTTCGACCGGGAGGGTAAGAAGAAGTTCATCGAGACGATGGAGGAGCTGATGGGCCGCTACCGGGTGTTCATGAAGCGTTTTGAGCTCTCTGAAGACTTCCAGGCCAAGCTCACGGTGGAGCAACTGCGCACCCAGCTCAGCCAGTTCGGCATCACGCCTGAGCAGATGTTCGAGCAGATGAACGCCACCCTGGAGCGGATGAAGGCCCAGATCGAGCTGCCCCCTTCCAGCTGA
- the tyrS gene encoding tyrosine--tRNA ligase, whose translation MPESTPSLPDWLSRGMADLFPAGDPTDADQALAARLAQAEKEGRPLRVKLGIDPTGSNIHLGHSILFRKLRAFQDAGHTAVLIIGDFTARIGDPTGKCATRVQLSKEDVAANASTYLRQLGQDQPKETALLDFETPGRLEVRYNSEWLEGMDLPAVIGLLGTGTVGQMLAKDDFSKRYGSGTPIALHEFLYPLLQGYDSVAVNADVELGGTDQKFNVAMGRDLQRHFNKGTQFGLLLPILVGLDGVQKMSKSLGNVVGLEEDPLSMYSKLEKVGDGAINDYVTLLTDLDLATLPENPREKQKAMALAVTASRHGMEAAQKAQLDAASLVGGAGDAATEVPGASLAEVNFPAKAFYLLSAVGICASSSEARRQIKGGAVRLEGEKIGDPNQEFASAAELEGKVLQLGKKTFRRLTA comes from the coding sequence ATGCCGGAGTCCACACCGTCCCTGCCGGATTGGCTGTCTCGGGGCATGGCCGATCTGTTCCCGGCCGGTGATCCAACCGATGCGGATCAGGCCCTGGCGGCACGGTTGGCGCAGGCGGAAAAGGAGGGCCGGCCGCTGCGGGTGAAATTGGGCATCGACCCCACCGGCAGCAACATTCATCTGGGCCACAGCATCCTGTTCCGCAAGCTGCGGGCCTTTCAGGATGCGGGCCACACGGCGGTGCTGATCATTGGCGATTTCACCGCGCGGATCGGCGACCCCACCGGCAAGTGCGCCACGCGGGTGCAGTTGAGCAAGGAAGACGTGGCCGCCAATGCCTCCACCTACCTGCGCCAGCTGGGCCAGGACCAGCCCAAGGAGACGGCGCTGCTGGATTTCGAAACCCCCGGCCGGCTGGAGGTGCGATACAACTCCGAATGGCTGGAGGGGATGGACCTGCCCGCGGTGATCGGCCTGCTCGGCACCGGCACGGTGGGGCAGATGCTGGCCAAGGACGACTTCTCCAAGCGCTACGGCAGCGGCACGCCGATTGCCCTGCATGAATTCCTCTACCCATTGCTGCAGGGGTACGACTCGGTGGCGGTGAACGCTGATGTGGAGCTGGGCGGCACCGATCAGAAGTTCAACGTGGCGATGGGGCGCGATTTGCAGCGTCACTTCAACAAGGGCACCCAGTTCGGCCTGCTGCTGCCGATCCTGGTGGGTCTGGATGGGGTGCAGAAGATGAGCAAGAGCCTCGGCAATGTGGTGGGGCTTGAGGAGGACCCGCTGTCGATGTACTCCAAGCTGGAGAAGGTCGGCGATGGGGCGATCAACGACTACGTGACGTTGCTGACCGACCTGGATCTGGCGACTTTGCCGGAGAATCCGCGCGAGAAGCAGAAGGCGATGGCCTTGGCGGTGACCGCCAGCCGCCATGGGATGGAGGCAGCGCAGAAGGCGCAGCTGGATGCGGCGTCGTTGGTGGGCGGTGCCGGAGATGCGGCGACGGAGGTGCCGGGGGCGTCGCTGGCGGAGGTGAACTTCCCTGCAAAGGCCTTTTATCTGTTGAGTGCCGTGGGCATCTGCGCCAGCAGCAGCGAGGCGCGGCGTCAGATCAAGGGCGGTGCCGTGCGCCTGGAGGGGGAGAAGATCGGCGACCCCAACCAGGAGTTCGCCTCGGCGGCGGAACTGGAGGGCAAGGTGCTGCAGCTGGGCAAAAAAACCTTCCGTCGGCTCACCGCTTGA
- a CDS encoding type II toxin-antitoxin system VapC family toxin produces MVSRPAPPRLLDTQLLIWMAFAPEHLPSALIPDLEDRQQRFVVSVVSLWEVAIKRSLNRPDFRFDAAELRHQLQRQGFDELPIQTDHCLAVQNLPWHHKDPFDRLLIAQAQHEQIELLSCDQTLSRYGAMVQVIKR; encoded by the coding sequence ATGGTCAGCCGCCCAGCACCGCCGCGTTTGCTCGACACCCAGCTGCTGATCTGGATGGCCTTTGCGCCGGAACACCTGCCATCAGCGCTGATTCCTGACCTGGAAGACAGGCAACAACGCTTTGTCGTCAGTGTTGTCAGCCTCTGGGAAGTGGCGATCAAACGCTCGCTCAACCGGCCCGACTTTCGCTTCGATGCCGCTGAATTACGCCATCAGCTCCAACGGCAAGGATTCGACGAGTTACCCATCCAAACGGATCACTGCCTGGCGGTTCAGAACCTGCCCTGGCATCACAAGGATCCCTTTGATCGGTTGCTGATCGCTCAGGCTCAGCACGAGCAGATCGAGCTGCTGAGTTGTGATCAGACCCTGAGCCGCTACGGGGCGATGGTGCAGGTGATCAAGCGGTGA
- a CDS encoding type II toxin-antitoxin system Phd/YefM family antitoxin — protein sequence MQVNLHDAKTNLSRYVEQALDGDEVVIARAGKPLVKLVPVDSTPRRRQLGFMRNQGIATADVKGDFIDDINAMFS from the coding sequence ATGCAGGTGAATCTCCACGACGCCAAGACCAACCTCTCCCGTTACGTCGAGCAGGCTCTCGATGGCGATGAAGTCGTCATTGCTCGTGCCGGCAAACCTCTCGTGAAACTGGTGCCTGTGGACTCCACGCCGCGTCGTCGTCAGCTGGGGTTCATGCGCAACCAAGGCATCGCCACCGCTGATGTGAAAGGCGACTTCATCGACGACATCAACGCCATGTTCAGCTGA